The DNA window GAGCTGATCGAGATGGCCGATACCGAGGGCGACAGCGAGATGGCGGATGAGGCACTGGCCTCGCTCGCCGCGCTCGCCGAACGCGCGGACCGCGACAAGGTGGAGGCGCTGCTCGGCGGCGAAGCGGACGGCAACGACACCTATCTGGAGATCCACGCCGGCGCCGGCGGCACCGAGAGCAATGACTGGGCCGAGATGCTTCTGCGCATGTACCAGCGCTGGGCCGAGGGGCGCGGCTACAAGGTGGAGATGGTCGAGTATCAGGGTGGCGACAGTGCAGGCATCAAGTCCGCCACGCTGCTGATCAAGGGCGAGAACGCCTACGGCTATGCCAAGACGGAGAGCGGCGTGCACCGCCTGGTGCGCATCAGCCCCTATGACAGCTCCGCGCGCCGCCACACCAGCTTCTCCAGCGTCTGGGTCTACCCCGTGATAGACGACGACATCTCGATCGAGATCAACGAGAGCGACCTCAAGATCGACACCTACCGCGCATCCGGTGCGGGCGGGCAGCACGTCAACACCACCGACAGCGCCGTGCGCATCACCCACGTGCCCAGCGGCATCATCGTCGCCAGCCAGAACGACCGCAGCCAGCACAAGAACCGCGCCGAGGCGATGGGCATGCTGAAGGCCCGCCTGTACGAGGCCGAGCTGCGCGAGCGGGAGGAGCGCGCGATGGCTGAGCATGCGTCGAAGTCCGACATCGGCTGGGGCAGCCAGATCCGCAGCTACGTCCTCCAGCCATACCAGATGGTGAAGGACCTGCGCACCGGCACCACCAGCACCGCGCCCGGCGATGTGCTGGACGGCGCTCTCGATCCCTTCATGGCCGCCGCGCTCGCCCAGCGCGTGACCGGAGAGGCGGTCGAGGTCGAGGACGTCGACTGATGGAGGAGCGCCGCCCCGCGCCCTTGCTGATGCTGCTCGCGCTGGCCGCGTGCCAGAACGGCGGCGCCGGCGCGCCCGGCGACGCGGCTTTCCCGGAGGCGAACCGGCCTGTCGCAAGTGTCGTCGCCACCCAGTTCAGCAACGAGCCCGCGCGCGAGGCCGCGAACGAAGCGCAGGTGGTGATGGACTGGGCAGGGGTGCGGCCCGGCATGACGGTGGCGGACATCGGCGCGGGCGAGGGCTACTACACCGTGCGCCTGGGCGAGCGGGTGGGCGGCAAGGGCCGCGTTCTGGCGCAGGACATCGACCAGGCGGTGCTGACGCGGCTGGGCGAGCGCGTGGCGCGCGACCGGCTGGACAACGTCTCCATCAAGCTCGGCGCGCCGGACGATCCGCGCCTGCCGGAAGCCAGCTTCGACCGCGTGTTCATGGTCCACATGTACCATGAGATCGCGCAGCCCTACGCCTTCCTGTGGCGCCTGCGGCCCGCGCTGAAGCCGGATGGCGAGGTGATAGTGGTCGATGCGGACCGGCCCACCAACCGCCACGGCACCCCGCCCGCGCTCTTGACTTGCGAGCTGGAGGCGGTGGGCTACACCCGCACCGGGTTCGAGCTGCGGCCGGACATCGGCGCGTACATCGCCCGCTTCCGCCCCAGCGGAGAGCGCCCCGATCCGGGCGCGATCCGGCCCTGCCCGGCGCCGGAGCCCGCCGCTGGCTGACCGGCCCGCCGGATACAAGCACGCCCCCGCCCGTTGACCCGGCATCCCACCAACCAAGGAGCGATGCCATGAGCGACCACCCCAAGCAGGACGATGCCACGAGCAGCCCGCCCCCGCGCGACCCGACCGGCAAGCTGAGCCCCGACGAACGCCGCGGATCGGACAGCAGCCACCCGCAGAAGCAGCGCAACGAGCCGGTGATGCCGGAAGACCGCAACGACTAATTGAAGGCCGAAAAGCGCCGAGAATAGGGATGGGGCAGCGCCAGTTTCGTGCTCCGTCCCGAGCGCTCGTCCAGCGCATGGCCAAGCTCACAAGCCTCATGCCGTGAGGTTTCGAGTAGGGGGCTAGGTTGCGACTTAGAGAGGTGCAAACGGCATCCTCCATCGCACCCTGACAGCTACAATTTGAGAACATCGATTAGCGTCTGCGTTAAAAGTGAGAGATCTGAGCGTAAATCGCCTACCGAGCGACGCTGGTTGCGGGCCGGGTACTTTCCAAATTTTTCATCGCTTGTGCGAACCTGAAAGCTTACGTTTCGGCTTTCAAAACGTGGCGGTGAAGTTGGAGGCGGAATTCTCACTATCAGCGCGCTCGCGCAAGCGCGATCTGTTTAGAACAAACAAACGTAAAAGCTGATTAGAATTATCTCCATTTCGACCAGAAAATAGATTGCTCTGCTCATCAATTCATGGTGGGGGCGCGCATGCCACTTTTTCGTTCCGAGGTTCTAGATCATCGCAAGGAATCGCTTCACGGCGATGTCAACATGGTTCTGCCGATATCGTGGCAGATGATTGGCGGGTTGTTCTTTGTCGCGTTGATTGCTGCTATTCTGTTTCTCTCTCTAGCAGGCTATTCGCGGATCGAGGTCGTGACTGGCACTATCGAGCCGAGGGGTGGTGTTGCCAAGATTTTACCTACTCGACCTGGCATTCTCACCAACCTCGCTGTGCAGGAAGGACAAGTTGTCAGTAAAGGGGCTACTTTGGGGCTTGTGCGCAGTGAAGATAGGCTAGCCAACGGAGGCATCGGCACACAGCAGGTACTTAATTCTCTTAATCAACAGGAGCGGGGGCTTTCCCTTCAGCAGGGGCAGATTGATGCATCGGCGCAGGCTGTGCAAGCGCAGCAGCTGGCCCGGATCACTGGTCTGCAGGCGGCAACAGCGGGTTTGGCCGAACAAATTGAAGTGCAGCGAAGTCTCGTCGACACCGCGCGAAACGAACTAGAGCTGGCGCGCAAGATTGGCGAGCGGGGTTTTGTAAGTCGCCGCGATATCCAGCAGCGCGAGGAGGTTTATCTTGGGCGCAAACAACGACTGACGGAGCTGCGCCAATCACTGTCTGCTCAACAGTCCGCTATCAGCGAGGCCCGTGCAGCGATCCGCCAGTCCCAGGCGGACGCAGGCAGCCAGATTGCTGCGCTTACTGGACAGCGAGAGCAAATTGAACAGCAACGGACCAGTGCTGAAGTTGCAAGCGCAATCGCACTGACTGCGCCCGTGGACGGCGTGGTATCTGCACTGACCGGGCGCGAGGGGCAGGCAGTTGGACCTCAAGCAGCGGTCATGTCGATTGTGCCGGAAAGTTCACGGTTGCAAGCAGAGCTGATTGTGCCAAGCTCTGCAATCGGCTTTGTGCGCGTTGGCCAGCAGGTTCGCATCTCTCTAGACGCTTTTCCTTACCAACGCTTCGGTACTCTTCCGGCAACAATCACCTCAATCGCCAGCACGCCAATTGCTTTTCCAACTTCGGAGGGCGGCACCATTCCGGGCTATCTCGTTATCGCGCGGCTCGATGAAAGCCATGTACGCGCTTATGGGAATGAGGAGTCGTTGTTGGCTGGAATGACGTTGACGGCCCGTATCGTTACCGAGAGGCAAAGCCTCATTGAATGGCTTTTCGAGCCGCTATTTGCTGTTGGCAGGCGCTGATATGAGCGCGCAGGGATTAAATCTCGGCTTGCTCAGCCGCGGCCGCGTGCGATTGATGCGCCAGACGGAAATGGCTGAATGCGGGCTTGCTTGCCTCGCAATGGTCGCAAACTTTCACGGTCGAAGAATCGACCTTGGTACCATGCGTCGGCGTTTTGCGCCCTCCATGCGCGGAGCACCGTTGAAAGCGCTTATCACGATAGCGGATCGCATCGGATTGGCTCCCAGACCCGTTAAGTTGCCACTCGAAGAATTGGGCAACCTCCATCTTCCGGCAGTCTTGCACTGGGATCTCAACCATTATGTCGTTCTCGAAGCGGTCAAGAATGGCAAGGCGCTGATCCATAATCCTGCGAGCAGCAGCAAATGGCTGCCCATCGAAGAGGTCTCCAAGCATTTTACGGGCGTCGCGCTGGAGTTGAGACCCGTTGATGATTTCACGCGAAGCGACGAGCGTCAGCGACTGAAATTGTCTCAGTTGTGGCGCAATATGTCTGGTCTGAAACGCGCCTTGGTGCAGACGTTGATTCTCAGTCTTTTGCTTCAGGCGTTCGTTCTAGCCCTGCCCTACTATATGCAGCTTGCGATCGATCGCGTGCTGCCCGGACAGGATCTGGATCTGCTGGTGGTGCTCGCGATCGGCTTCGGACTTTTTATGCTGATTAACGTCGCTGCGACCATGCTTCGTTCGTTTGTTCTGCTTTGGGCCGGCACCTCGCTCGGTTTTGGTCTGGCCACGAATATTGCACGCCGACTGTTCCGCCTGCCGGTTGAATGGTTCGAGAAACGGCACGTGGGCGACATTTTGTCGCGTTTCCAATCGATCCAGCCAATTCAGGATTTGTTGCTAACAGGCGCAATTGCCGCGTTGGTCGATGGTGCGATGGCCGTTCTCACCCTCACCGTGATGTTCTTTTACTCTCCGGTGCTGGCAATGATCGCGCTGCTCGCGTTCGGCCTCTATCTTGTTGTGCGTACGATCTCCTTCGCGTTCGAGCGTGACGCGATCGAGGAAACGATCACGACCAGCGCTGCCGAGCAGTCGACACTGATTGAGACGCTGCGGGGCATCACTTCCCTTCGCTTGTTCAATCGCGAGGCGCTTCGCCATGCGATGTGGCAGAGTAAGCTGACGGATAATGTAAATGCCGATGTGCGTAGGGCGCGAATTGGAATCTGGCAGCAGACTGCCAACGCTCTGCTATTCGGCATCGAGAATATTCTGACCGTTTATCTCGCGATTCGGTTCGCGCTTGGTGGCGGCTTCAGTGTGGGCATGATTTTCGCATACATGTCTTATAAAACCCAGTTCACTCAGAAAGCAGCGGGGTTGGTCGATCA is part of the Novosphingopyxis iocasae genome and encodes:
- a CDS encoding peptidase domain-containing ABC transporter, which gives rise to MSAQGLNLGLLSRGRVRLMRQTEMAECGLACLAMVANFHGRRIDLGTMRRRFAPSMRGAPLKALITIADRIGLAPRPVKLPLEELGNLHLPAVLHWDLNHYVVLEAVKNGKALIHNPASSSKWLPIEEVSKHFTGVALELRPVDDFTRSDERQRLKLSQLWRNMSGLKRALVQTLILSLLLQAFVLALPYYMQLAIDRVLPGQDLDLLVVLAIGFGLFMLINVAATMLRSFVLLWAGTSLGFGLATNIARRLFRLPVEWFEKRHVGDILSRFQSIQPIQDLLLTGAIAALVDGAMAVLTLTVMFFYSPVLAMIALLAFGLYLVVRTISFAFERDAIEETITTSAAEQSTLIETLRGITSLRLFNREALRHAMWQSKLTDNVNADVRRARIGIWQQTANALLFGIENILTVYLAIRFALGGGFSVGMIFAYMSYKTQFTQKAAGLVDQFIAFRMIGLHLERLSDIALADEDISFGPSAEAHTELKGRIELRGVQFRYAPSDPLVLDGVDLVVEPGDHIAITGPSGGGKSTLVKILLGLTQPDGGEMLVDGMPLERFGYKSFHEQIAAVLQEDTLFAGTLADNIALFDDTPDMQLVMAASQAAAIHDDIARMPMQYETLVGDMGSTLSGGQKQRVLLARALYRRPKLLVMDEGTAHLDSEHEKAVNAAISQIGITRIVIAHRSETISAAGTVWELNAQKLRKRPNVS
- a CDS encoding methyltransferase domain-containing protein — encoded protein: MEERRPAPLLMLLALAACQNGGAGAPGDAAFPEANRPVASVVATQFSNEPAREAANEAQVVMDWAGVRPGMTVADIGAGEGYYTVRLGERVGGKGRVLAQDIDQAVLTRLGERVARDRLDNVSIKLGAPDDPRLPEASFDRVFMVHMYHEIAQPYAFLWRLRPALKPDGEVIVVDADRPTNRHGTPPALLTCELEAVGYTRTGFELRPDIGAYIARFRPSGERPDPGAIRPCPAPEPAAG
- the prfB gene encoding peptide chain release factor 2 — encoded protein: MRAEAQALVDRIDAALALVRRSLDWERALRRLDELNARVEDPTLWDDPKKAESVMRERQRLDKNIGAAKDIEAEKADTVELIEMADTEGDSEMADEALASLAALAERADRDKVEALLGGEADGNDTYLEIHAGAGGTESNDWAEMLLRMYQRWAEGRGYKVEMVEYQGGDSAGIKSATLLIKGENAYGYAKTESGVHRLVRISPYDSSARRHTSFSSVWVYPVIDDDISIEINESDLKIDTYRASGAGGQHVNTTDSAVRITHVPSGIIVASQNDRSQHKNRAEAMGMLKARLYEAELREREERAMAEHASKSDIGWGSQIRSYVLQPYQMVKDLRTGTTSTAPGDVLDGALDPFMAAALAQRVTGEAVEVEDVD
- a CDS encoding HlyD family secretion protein, which gives rise to MPLFRSEVLDHRKESLHGDVNMVLPISWQMIGGLFFVALIAAILFLSLAGYSRIEVVTGTIEPRGGVAKILPTRPGILTNLAVQEGQVVSKGATLGLVRSEDRLANGGIGTQQVLNSLNQQERGLSLQQGQIDASAQAVQAQQLARITGLQAATAGLAEQIEVQRSLVDTARNELELARKIGERGFVSRRDIQQREEVYLGRKQRLTELRQSLSAQQSAISEARAAIRQSQADAGSQIAALTGQREQIEQQRTSAEVASAIALTAPVDGVVSALTGREGQAVGPQAAVMSIVPESSRLQAELIVPSSAIGFVRVGQQVRISLDAFPYQRFGTLPATITSIASTPIAFPTSEGGTIPGYLVIARLDESHVRAYGNEESLLAGMTLTARIVTERQSLIEWLFEPLFAVGRR